The genomic DNA TTCATAGTCAATCTGCAAAATTGAGAAGCTACAAGCTTAAGATTTAACCTAATAGCTTGGCCAGTCTGTCAACACCTCCAGTATTGTCTGCTTTGTGGAGCCCTGCGGGGACTCCAGGGCTTTAATGATATGTGGTGGTCAGATAAAGAGACCAGTTTCAGGTGTCCTTGTCATATATCTGGACTGTTAATGTACCTCCTGTCAGTCTATGACTCttagtgctttttaaaaaacgCCTTTCAAGTGAACCATCAGGCAGTAAAAGCGCCCTAAAGGCTCGCTCTGTCTTGCATGAATGGACTTTGACTTCTCATCATATATTGGCTAAATTTGCTGAGAAGGGCTTAGTGGTGTTGATTTCTTACCCTATTTTCTCGAAATCAATACTACATGACTTTTCACTGCATTGCAGTATTGTCATTGTGATtttgaggaaaaacaaaaacagcatttttcttaaataataaataagacTTTCCTCTTCTCCCTGTCCTTAATGGACTATCTCTGCAAAATGGGAACAATATGCTCTTATATGGCTCACAGTAACAATCCATCAGCAGCCAGAACTTTATAGGGGCCTTTTTGGGGAAATTATTTCAGTGATCATTGATGATTGATTGTATTCTTTGTTGTATAAAAAGTTGTCACATGTGTTGTGGTCTGACATTTACATTGGCACTATTCCTTGCAATATCTTGTAGCCTAGGATCACATAAGTATCAGATAGTGGCATTAGCTGTTTTCAGATGTAATATTTGAGAAGTGTTGCAAGGATGTTTTGTTTGGAACTGCTTTATTAATTCATGTATTTGCTTATCATTTGCACATTGCGGATTTATCTCAAAGTTTTATTCAAATAGCTTTAAGTATATGAtagcaggaaaaaaatacagGTGTTTATACAGAGGGAGGATGTGATTAACTTTAACTCTTCACTAAATATTTACTCTGTaattcaaacattaaaatacCGGATGTGTATGTCTGATTGGTTGGCAGGCTAAATCTGCACACATTACAGTAGCATTTTGGGATCATACAGAGTTAGCCTCAGTAAAATtgaccacaaagacaaaaatgttggaaaaaaatgagtatCCTGTGATTAGTTGACATTTTCCTATATCAAAATGCTAGTTAAGtgttaaaagttaaattttcttcatgctgcTTCACCCCGCTAAGCATGTAACTGTGGCTCCCACAGAGATCTCCTGTTCAGTGATTATTTATGCAGGCCATGGCTTATGTGTATGAATAGTCCCTTTCTTCTCTTTGGGACTTCTTACCTCGTGCCTCAAGTCCCCGGTGCTCTCTTTCCATCCCTGCCTCAGCAACGCCTCCTCCTCCCACAGGATGAAATAATGTTGACACTTGTTTCTTAAATAGTGTCATTGATTCAGGACTGATGGCCAAATGCATGTGATTGAGTCAGGATCTGCTTTCGCTTCTGACATTCTTCTAAATGAAGAATATCAcgtttttatttagttgaaaATCTGACGGCTGAGAGGCAGTGTGCATAGCAGTAATCTAATGAGAACACGTTTATCAGGAATGTATGGAATGAATTACTGATGGAGATTTCATCCTATATCACATGGTCATCCactaaagaaaaagaaaacacatgttCTCTTGTGTTTGCATCAGCATCTCAAGATTCTAACAAACTAAACTTGGTTTCTAAGCTATGCTGCAGGAATCTGACAGGAACCTGAAATATTATTACAATCCATTTAGGTTCCAGTGTGAACAACAAATCTCTGGTACATTGCAAATGTATAAATTCATAGCCTGCATCTCACGGAGGGCGCCAGCTTTGCCATGAAGTATTATGGTAATACTGTGTCCCAGGGTATTAAAGATAGCAACAGTATTGCTTTAAGTACCATCATGAAGATGTTGCTGTGTAATGAGCTCACTTTTATAATAAATGCCTTTAGAACATGTGTCCATTTCCAACTGCTGTGCTCCTGCCggtgtgtgtgaagatgctttaaaagtgattaaagaaCCAGTGTTCATGATGTAGGGCTAATTTGGCAAACGATCATGTGTATGTATACCACTGCATATTTCGTTGCGTGCCATTGCGTGGTACAGCTGGTTCAGGGCTAGCACCATGGAAAAGTTTTCAAAAGCTTTAAACTTATGTTTATcccttttaatttgaaatgtggagGAAGTTTATTGGTGCTTGGTAGTTATTTTAGGCGCTGAAGTAGTCTataacattttttcatgtttttcatgttcctgtgaagtgaaatcgTGGCTGGACGGAGCTTGCCATTAAAGCAcaacatgtaaataaataacaattaaGGCTTATCTTcatctgtttaaaaacacagagaacattacTCCACATTCCCAAATCCTATATGAAAATTTTTTATATTGAATCAAGAGGAGCGGAGggaagagaaggaaaaagagCACAAGTTTGTCCCATAGAAgtagaggaaaaaagagaggacCTTTGTTTGCTCCTCTGTGCTGAACTCAGTTTACTTAAGTGTAAGGAAGATTCTTCCTCTATAAATCCCTTTGTGTGCTCCTGTAAACCTTGCTTTATAGACGTTGTTATTTTTAGACCTGaagcattttgataaaggatATGATGAAATGCCGGTGGAATGCTGGTTAAAAAGTGCCTGTATAATGTGATTTTTGAATACTTGGTAGTAATACCGTATACCCCTGTAAGGGTATGATGGTATTGAAAAATCAGTCCTAGATTAATTTCTAACTCATTATCAGCACATCAGTGTACTGTTTCATAGAAAATAATAAGGGTCTATGTCTGTGAGTTGACAACATACATCCAATCAGAATCTAATGTTCACTCAGACCATGATTTGAAACATATTAACTAGGGGTTATGTGTATTCATACCGTATCCGTTCAGTACAAGCCTCTCGGTACTGTACAGACGTGTATCAAACAGATGCGTGTTGAACGGAGCTCATACACAGATGAAAAGCAGAGAATGGCTCACTGTCACACTATCctagcaacagcctgaatattcccagataaaagtgtcctgttgaggaacactttgtttcccagtgaAATACAGctgtggacaaagacaacaacagtagcgctgacattattcagcaggtgtgtcgCTGACATCATGTCGTCCAGCGCATCAATCcaagcatttgaaaaggctccactcaaacaagaatgtCAATGTAACAAGGAGTCTCACCAGCTGGTTATGAATTTCCTatgatttaagatctttttattaAACCACTGGTGCTCTGGTTTGGTAAATCATATTAATTCTAAtggtaccttcaactgtcagccttgGAGCagggggagaggggactccatcatgtctgcagcagcGACTGGAAGTCCTCCTAGTAGTTCCTACTGGTGGTTCCCCAATGTTAAGAGcggacacctccagagggctgaacagtgatctctagcgtcccagagccacccccctccatgccagctctcacgacccaccatgccaacatgcAGACATCCTCTTACCTATCTTATcacatggcccacacagcctcaacagcgTGCccccttcaacagacccaggctcacaagttatcctcagatttcacatggctctaacctctttatctgcaaagatgggctgtgaaaagtgcccccaaactttgtagtgggtcccattggttaaaaaagtaatccaattctgaagtctgtgttgaagTCAGCAGGATAGATGCTAAtttagcatacttaacaagctaaacACAGTTGTataatgatgtgttcaagttggctggaaaattttagtgtttaaagaatgggtataaatatgtcaatatatcaattaaaataacctagtaattcaaaaatgtatttatttgataatatttgtattaattgaagaccttttggaatgaggttgcagcattattaataatataaatgtaatttattcagcccattatattttaatacaatttaacacaaatttaaaaagtaataaattctgttatttattcCCTTTAATTACCGTACCAAAAATGTACCCAACCATGACGTCCAAACCGAGGTACGTACCAAACTAAAATTTTTCCGTACTGTCAAGCACCTAATATTAACATATCAAACTAAAAGAATACACAATAACACATCACATCTTTTACTCTAATGTCGCTAGCAGTTGTGCACTACAGGCTGTGATTAGATGCACGTTTTCACATAGTCATACAGAGACATACTGTGTTGGAAGTTTAATTTCCACAGAGCAGCCCTTTTACAGCAGTAAGAGAGTTATTAACTTAGCCAAGGATATTTTGGCAGAGGTTTGTAGGAGGGAGGAGGAGCTTGTTTTTCAGTTATGGCTGCTTTTGTGATAACTGTGGCTATAAAACATAATGAGTACTTAAATCAAGAGGGCaaacaaaaaacctttaaatTAATGAAACTTGAATCATCTGATACTTCTGTACTTACGCTGAGATGGTTTAcaatatgttgatttttttcaattttgaagCAAtgatttgtcagttttatttttgttcccATAAATAAAAACTCTTTTCCTATTATTTCCTCTTACTCTGCAGTGGCAGCCAACACCAACAATCAGGAGGATAGTGTACTTCAAAATCTGTCTGTGTTCACTGAAAACAAGGTTGACCTCAAGTCTTCAACTCCCGATCAGAGCCCAACAACTTCAGCAGGCTCCAATAATCCTGCAGCACAGGCTGACAATGACTCCACAACAACGGCTGTAAAGCCTCCTGATGTCAACAACACTCTGACTACAACAGaagtcaaaacatcaaaaacatccaaagagAGCGTGGAAGCACATCCAGTGACCATCATCGATGGTTCTGATCTAGTCCAAGTCCCTAGCAATGCTAGTAATGATGATACAACACCAGACAAGGATAAAGCGGTCTCAACCCCAGAGGAGGTGACTGATAAACCTGCAGTTGCTGGTAACACAGCAGCCCCGACTCAGACAGTTCCAGCCACCTCTGCCAACGCTCCTGAACCAGCCCACACAGAGGTAGAGGAGCTGCATTTCCTCGGTTCTGACTCCAAACTCTCAAATACTCAAAACCAGCCCACGATAATGGACTCGAATCAAGACCTGCCGGACACCACTGATAATGATGGACCACAGAATCACAGTTATCTGGATAGTTATACGGATgcagaagatgaagatgatgatgaagatggtaACTACGGAGATGGTGACGATGAAGACAACATGTTTGAGAGTAACAACAGCTTCAAGGAGGAGACTGTGAACAGGCTGCAGCCGGAAGTGGCAGAGGGGATTGTTGTGACCCACATCAAGGAATCAGATGGCTACAGCTCAGAAGATGAAGACTCCCACTTCTTCTTTCATCTGGTCATCTTGGCCTTCCTGGTGGCAATTGTTTACATCACTTATCACAACAAGAGGAAGGTGAGTGGCGGCTCATTAAGAACGTTCATATAGTAAATCTTGTTAATTACTTGGTACAAAGTTCATACCGTTGAACAAATCAAACTATTAATGAAACTCTAAATACCTTCAGGGACACAAAACTAATCACATGGTTCACAAATCTCTTCTCTAGGTTCTTTTGTTGCATATTTTAAGGTTTGTCTTTTGAGCTCCTATTCAGATAAAGTAAGAGTTTTGTAACCTTTTCTTAAAGAAACgtaattttttttatagtgAAACGATCATTGCCATTTGGAGTGCTTAGGCTACAGCATACAATTatcattgtgtgtgtgtgtgtgtgtgtgtgtgtgtgtgtgtgtgtgtggggtggggggggggcatgaaAATGACAACAGATCATCATGTATTGTTATAAAATTTAACTTTATGATTTAATGTACTTGAGGAAAAAATGTAGTTGTAGGCAGTAGTAGTTCTAGTTAGACTAACCAATTTAAAAGTCTGTAAAGATCAGTTATTAGAAGTTTAGTTAAGAGTAGGGATGGGTACCGAATTCAGCACTTTTGCAGGCACTGACCTAATTCCGCTGGTACACCAAGTATTGattcacatcaaaacaaatgGTACCATATTTCGTACCTAAATGCACCTTTGTGACTGtgagagagtggaagagtaggCCATTTTCCATGCCGCACGCAAACGCAGCATTGCATCAACAAGGGTGTAATGACAAAGCAAGCATGGCTGATAGGAAGAGATCAAAGGTATCTCCACTCTCCAAATATAATGCAGATAACGCTGCATTATTTGTCACATGTAGTACAAGGCTTTCCAAGGCAATACTGCTAATCTGAGGAAACAACGTGATGAATAATGATTGAGATCAGTGCTTGCTGCTTCTGCTTCCCTCTCTCTTACTCACCCACCtacctctccctccctctctagCACCGAAAACTTTAAACAGTGTGATATGCTTGTTTATCtttggatatcaaccatggaaatataccAGATAAAAGCAGTGAccagtgtgagtgtgccttAAAAGTTGCTTTGCATTTCTCCAACTCACACAGCTGGTtttgtatgaagctctctgtcaggattgATGGACCAAGTGTGATTTTTAAGGAgcgacagagccacaggctcatcctcactAGTTTCATCACAGtacgaaacaatttgccacattttacaaattttcaCGGTAAAAACGAGTAGAAtgcaacagactcagtgtgcatgTCTGCTCTTACCTGAGAAAGTTGACGTGTTAGTGTTGTTGAAAAAGAACTGCACAAGGACCGAAGATGCACAGTTCAtggtagaggaagtagtttgtttactttcattagtagtgtgtaatatttcagtttgtaaaatattatacttatctttatttatttagactCCATCCTCTATTGTTCATTAGTTTTAACTTTATTTGCCCTCGTTGGACCaccaacacatttttttccaggagGGGAAAGGACAGGTGAAGGAGGTATTCAATATTAGAAAATCCAATGGGTAGA from Cheilinus undulatus linkage group 12, ASM1832078v1, whole genome shotgun sequence includes the following:
- the c12h5orf15 gene encoding keratinocyte-associated transmembrane protein 2 — encoded protein: MATYGTVGRSRRNICAISLVIFVQLFTLQCLSAPANNATTVAANTNNQEDSVLQNLSVFTENKVDLKSSTPDQSPTTSAGSNNPAAQADNDSTTTAVKPPDVNNTLTTTEVKTSKTSKESVEAHPVTIIDGSDLVQVPSNASNDDTTPDKDKAVSTPEEVTDKPAVAGNTAAPTQTVPATSANAPEPAHTEVEELHFLGSDSKLSNTQNQPTIMDSNQDLPDTTDNDGPQNHSYLDSYTDAEDEDDDEDGNYGDGDDEDNMFESNNSFKEETVNRLQPEVAEGIVVTHIKESDGYSSEDEDSHFFFHLVILAFLVAIVYITYHNKRKIFLLAQSRRWKDGLCSRNTVEYHRLDQNVNEAMPSLKMTRDYIF